In the Colletotrichum higginsianum IMI 349063 chromosome 7 map unlocalized unitig_7, whole genome shotgun sequence genome, one interval contains:
- a CDS encoding WD domain containing protein, whose translation MQTLAPIHLLPARPDSALDHWRGAVWGMNNPAAYTPLESLFLIQAILKHGVEAAAFTKVSDLLVNNPLIKDDKTYDAARLSPDALRQLFLYLIQEELRSGNATAEKPDGTSSPSSKKRKLGPPPLPTLREVKEQLHKIPALVDRLYSTYKNHVVKSVRDEERRIEKLAKEIQVLEAQEAADRAKANASRQIGPNGNQGPKATPTPVPIPSPIPTPAQAAAHPKTKPPTPTPPAEAPRPIRPATGQASAPTQTPVPIPTPVPLPPHAHSHVRPPTTAASTLASAPQPAPAKRDVVPSTGAFQPPPAPPPAQAVSVAGAPAPTPASALPVKQQQPLKQQQPPRPSNSAGHVLQLPGGPGHPPVRPGQSTSPVPLPAISPRPDNIPKSRTTAPPAPAQPSTPGTLKWEKPYQPAAPPSQPSGRPMPPHIPSTSSPSTPGQPHQPSQWYPQPAGQYHGPPHPPHVPIQPNPAQRLPQQQPHSVLVPPQPQGQAHTQLNTQAPVQSPAQSQSQANPPHPPHPPHPPHQAHHPHPPQAQSKGQLVAPTHSTPVKSPSERPAILPQGRPSSTTPIAPPVRPQPPQQQQQQQQQQQQQQQQQQQQQQQQQQQQQAHSPSPHPPHTSQPPHPPQPPVGYQHQQRPLAAASPTPPSGPPGQTAVPPPRWPQGYPPPTYAQQQFSPSLAPASFGAKSADAQRRVSSPLNKQQHPRPAIPPHLAPQHTAVPQPTQRPASTPIPPPQTPVAAPPAFLLTGSGTKWTLKSTPSTPRLTGTVKEVASPAFEPLSPVQQSTSLPPPTPLQAPKKASPKPTPVPIPVPKTEARTPGPRGRGRPPRSANKVRAGSTPSSVVGMRRSQSVASQTDELSMDHHELAPRIKDENTTPRATPRATPKPQDDTGDTTADESVPSRRNMITPSSVSSRLAHKRKRQDTPTEPLPLPTAPTHVVWTRQFGRVSAAALDQISAHRFANQFANPIRERDAPGYKTIILQPQDIKSIRAAITHGNRAATEAAKALPDGDPGTGSVLLPISEDLVPPKSIINSAQLERELVHMFSNAIMYNLNPSRGPGPAFMKGGTAADGADVVGYEVDEDAVVRSTRMMSMEVEKIIGELRNAEKERTGQATSNSGNTRPASVATGEDTPMAEDDVDELAGDVDMGSTTRRRRVGTRN comes from the coding sequence ATGCAGACCTTGGCGCCCATCCATCTTCTCCCCGCGAGACCTGACAGCGCCCTCGATCACTGGCGAGGTGCGGTTTGGGGCATGAATAACCCGGCCGCCTACACTCCCCTCGAGTCCCTGTTTCTCATCCAAGCCATCCTCAagcacggcgtcgaggccgccgcaTTCACCAAGGTCTCCGATCTTCTCGTCAACAATCCGCTGATCAAGGATGACAAGACCTATGACGCCGCACGACTGAGCCCGGATGCGCTCCGACAACTCTTTCTGTACTTGATACAGGAGGAGCTTCGGAGTGGGAATGCGACCGCAGAAAAGCCCGATGgcacctcgtcgcccagttccaagaagcgcaagctcGGCCCTCCGCCGTTGCCTACATTGAGGGAAGTGAAGGAACAGCTGCATAAGATCCCGGCGCTGGTTGATCGACTCTACTCGACGTACAAGAATCATGTCGTCAAGAGTGTTCGGGATGAAGAGCGGCGCATTGAAAAACTGGCCAAGGAGATTCAGGTCCTCGAAGCGCAAGAGGCCGCCGACCGAGCCAAGGCCAATGCGTCCCGTCAAATAGGACCGAACGGCAATCAAGGCCCAAAGGCGACCCCGACGCCTGTTCCGATACCATCGCCGATTCCGACGCCTGCGCAAGCTGCGGCGCATCCCAAGACCaagccgccgacgccaacgccgcctgCCGAGGCTCCGAGACCGATCAGGCCCGCCACCGGACAAGCTTCCGCTCCCACACAAACTCCTGTGCCGATTCCAACACCCGTCCCGTTACCGCCCCATGCCCATTCCCATGTCCGACCGCCAACAACTGCAGCATCGACTCTGGCGAGTGCCCCGCAACCTGCACCGGCAAAACGAGATGTGGTTCCTTCTACAGGCGCATTCCAaccgccgcctgcgccgcctccggcgCAAGCTGTGTCAGTAGCCGGCGCTCCTGCTCCGACGCCTGCCTCTGCCCTGCCGGTCAAGCAACAGCAACCCctcaagcagcagcagcctccCAGACCTTCCAACAGCGCTGGTCACGTTCTTCAACTTCCCGGTGGCCCTGGTCACCCGCCAGTCCGTCCCGGTCAGTCGACATCGCCAGTTCCTCTCCCGGCCATATCACCTCGACCAGACAACATTCCGAAGTCTCGGACGAcagcgccgccagcgcctgCGCAACCCTCGACACCAGGGACTCTCAAGTGGGAAAAGCCGTATCAACCCGCTGCCCCGCCATCGCAACCATCGGGCCGCCCGATGCCACCTCACATCCCCTCGACATCCTCTCCCTCTACCCCAGGCCAACCACATCAGCCCTCACAGTGGTACCCTCAGCCGGCAGGACAGTATCATGGGCCTCCGCACCCACCACATGTTCCGATCCAGCCAAACCCAGCACAGAGACTTCCCCAGCAACAACCACATTCTGTATTAGTGCCGCCTCAACCCCAGGGGCAGGCTCATACCCAACTGAATACTCAAGCTCCGGTCCAGAGCCCGGCCCAGTCTCAGTCCCAGGCCAACCCACCTCATCCACCTCACCCGCCTCATCCACCTCATCAGGCTCATCATCCTCACCCGCCTCAAGCACAGTCCAAGGGGCAGTTGGTGGCTCCAACGCACTCAACTCCGGTCAAAAGCCCTTCAGAGAGACCCGCAATCCTGCCTCAGGGTCgtccgtcatcgacgactCCGATTGCCCCTCCTGTACGACCGCAACCCccccagcaacaacaacaacaacaacagcagcagcagcaacaacaacagcagcagcagcagcagcaacaacagcaacaacagcaacaacaggcCCATTCGCCAtctcctcatcctccccaTACCTCACaacctcctcatcctccacAACCACCCGTCGGGtatcaacatcaacaaaggcctcttgctgctgcttcgCCTACCCCCCCATCTGGACCCCCGGGACAGACTGCGGTCCCTCCCCCAAGATGGCCCCAGGGTTACCCACCACCAACCTACGCGCAACAGCAGTTTAGCCCTTCCCTGGCGCCCGCTTCATTCGGGGCGAAGTCGGCCGACGCCCAACGTCGCGTCAGCTCCCCGCTCAACAAGCAGCAACACCCTCGTCCAGCGATACCTCCCCACCTTGCTCCACAGCACACAGCCGTTCCTCAACCGACACAAAGACCCGCGAGTACGCCTATTCCGCCTCCACAAACGCCTGTTGCCGCACCTCCTGCGTTCCTCCTTACCGGCTCTGGTACCAAATGGACATTGAAGTCCACGCCTTCTACCCCCCGTCTGACCGGAACCGTAAAGGAGGTCGCTAGCCCCGCTTTTGAGCCGCTGAGTCCTGTTCAACAGTCTACatctctgccgccgccgacgccattGCAAGCACCGAAGAAGGCCAGCCCGAAGCCGACACCGGTGCCCATTCCGGTGCCGAAAACAGAGGCGAGGACCCccgggcctcgaggtcgggGCCGACCACCTCGCAGCGCAAACAAGGTTCGTGCTGGCAGCACTCCATCTTCAGTGGTCGGTATGCGGAGAAGTCAGTCGGTGGCATCTCAGACAGATGAGCTGTCGATGGATCATCACGAGTTGGCGCCTAGGATTAAGGATGAGAACACCACTCCAAGAGCGACTCCAAGAGCGACACCAAAACCACAGGATGACACGGGCGATACCACTGCTGATGAAAGCGTGCCGAGTCGAAGGAACATGATTACTCCCAGCAGCGTGTCATCACGGCTGGCTCACAAACGGAAACGTCAAGACACCCCGACGGAGCCACTGCCTTTGCCCACGGCACCCACTCACGTCGTCTGGACGAGACAGTTTGGCCGTGTAAGCGCTGCCGCTCTCGACCAAATCAGTGCCCACCGATTTGCGAACCAGTTTGCAAATCCGATCCGCGAGCGGGACGCGCCTGGCTACAAGACAATCATTCTGCAACCACAGGACATCAAATCCATCCGCGCGGCCATCACTCATGGCAACAGAGCAGCCACGGAAGCCGCCAAGGCTCTCCCGGACGGAGATCCAGGTACCGGATCTGTTCTGTTGCCAATCAGCGAGGACCTAGTGCCACCCAAGAGCATCATCAACAGCGCGCAGCTTGAGCGAGAGCTCGTCCACATGTTCTCCAACGCCATCATGTATAACCTTAACCCAAGCCGCGGACCGGGTCCGGCCTTCATGAAGGGTGGAACAGCAGCTGATGGTGCCGACGTGGTGGGTTAtgaggttgacgaggatgccgTAGTCCGTTCTACGAGGATGATGTCTATGGAGGTTGAGAAGATCATCGGCGAGCTTCGCAATGCGGAGAAAGAACGCACAGGTCAAGCTACGTCCAATTCCGGCAATACGAGGCCGGCCAGTGTCGCCACTGGCGAGGATACGCCGATGGCGGAGGATGATGTCGACGAGTTGGCTGGTGACGTCGATAtggggtcgacgacgaggagaaggcgcGTGGGCACAAGGAACTAG
- a CDS encoding Calcium-transporting ATPase, whose product MPRNNSPLRRPRAPTITLDTSAVNEQGDELHNTSSTPSSDNGDEVNNTLSVPTRKSRSQSWDSNNTTLAKSKTNDGTDKGSPTVQHSDAPKGYGLNPDDALAPNPGEEASFHVDNNPFAFTPGQVSKLINPKSLDAFVAVGGLVGLEKGLRTDRRAGLSLDESRLDGAVSFDEAVAAGKKLPSSSEPVPTDSLQQEAVQHGDSAGKGFDDRKRVFGLNLLPERKSLSLLQLAWIAMKDKVLILLSVAAVISLALGLYQTFGATHHGDDTAKLEWVEGVAIIVAITIVVVVGSINDWQKERQFRKLNQKKEDRVVKVIRSGKPANLSVHEILVGDVMLLEQGDIIPVDGVFIDGHNVSCDESSATGESDLIKKVPADVVMKALFEEEVNPKKLDPFIISGARVLDGVGTFLVTAVGENSSHGKTMMSLRDDPGMTPLQLKLNILAGYIAKLGSGAGLLLLGVLTIEFLAHLPQNDGTPEEKGQRFLQILITSITIIVVAVPEGLPLAVTLALAYATKRMTKENNLVRHLQSCETMGNATVICSDKTGTLTENVMTVVAGTLGTGKFRFTAVDDQTADTQDGTHEQVAGDDKKIHSEPAAEVTMSKLSSALDPEFRDLVKQSVAMNTTAFETEENGKQLFVGTKTETALLDWARRCFALQQIAIERENCPIEQLFPFNSKRKAMGAVVRLPNNKYRFFVKGAPEILLGQCSHAVTDPTKPSGTASMASEQQEAIRQIITDYARRSLRTIALGYRDFEQWPPENVRKEEGSQNVEFSGIFKNLTWVGVVGIQDPVRAGVPKAVQDCRTASVSVKMVTGDNVETARAIARDCGILTEKGKVMEGIEFRRMDDRERIAIVRDLCVLARSSPEDKKILVKALRSLGEVVAVTGDGTNDAPALKSADVGFSMGITGTEVAKEASDIILMDDNFSSIVKAMAWGRAINDAVKKFLQFQITVNITAVILTFVTAVGSETQEPVLNAVQLLWVNLIMDTFAALALATDPPTESMLRRKPEAKTAALINTPMWKMIIGQSIYQLIVTLILHFVRPAGINNYPEGQRKTLVFNVFVFMQIFKLINSRRIDNKLNIFEGITKNKLFALMMAIMAGGQILIVYVGGAAFKVERLNGPQWGISIVLGFLSVPVGILIRLVPDAVFVALVKPFAWCWSKIPKWKRKKKTEDEDAEHLGGVKDALMEIRDDLAFLKRIKGGRISQISEVIMKPREYRERTRSRSGSRSSSRHNTSPMKAALGMPGIVAASVGGLSPVERPLSHDSRTNEGGNELEVPRA is encoded by the exons ATGCCAAGGAATAACTCACCGCTGAGGCGGCCACGAGCTCCTACTATCACGCTCGACACCTCGGCCGTGAACGAACAAG GAGACGAACTTCACAACacatcatcaacaccgtCTTCGGACAATGGCGATGAGGTGAACAATACGTTATCAGTGCCCACAAGAAAGTCGAGATCACAGTCGTGGGactccaacaacaccacctTGGCCAAGTCCAAGACGAATGACGGCACGGACAAGGGTTCCCCAACTGTCCAACACTCAGACGCACCCAAGGGCTATGGCTTGAACCCCGACGACGCTCTCGCACCGAACCCCGGCGAGGAAGCTTCCTTTCATGTCGACAACAATCCCTTTGCCTTCACGCCCGGCCAGGTTTCCAAACTTATCAACCCCAAGAGTCTCGATGCCTttgttgccgtcggcgggtTGGTGGGCCTGGAAAAGGGCTTGCGGACAGACAGGCGCGCCGGCCTCAGTCTCGACGAATCCAGGCTCGACGGCGCTGTCAgcttcgacgaggccgtcgctGCTGGCAAGAAGCTCCCCTCATCATCGGAGCCCGTACCGACGGATTCCCTGCAGCAGGAGGCCGTTCAGCATGGCGACAGCGCAGGCAAGGGGTTCGACGACCGGAAGCGCGTTTTTGGCCTGAACCTCCTGCCCGAGAGGAAATCGCTGTCGCTTTTGCAGCTTGCCTGGATCGCCATGAAGGACAAGGTTTTGATTCTATTGAGTGTGGCAGCCGTCATTTCTCTAGCTTTGGGACTGTACCAGACCTTCGGTGCGACACATCACGGAGACGATACGGCCAAGCTCGAATGGGTCGAGGGTGtggccatcatcgtcgctATCACAATTGTCGTAGTCGTTGGTTCCATCAACGATTGGCAAAAGGAACGCCAGTTTCGCAAGCTGAaccagaagaaggaggaccgcgtcgtcaaggtcatTCGTTCCGGAAAGCCCGCCAACCTCTCAGTGCACGAAATTCTCGTCGGAGATGTCATGCTGCTGGAGCAGGGAGACATCATCCCCGTTGACGGCGTTTTCATTGACGGTCACAATGTCAGCTGCGACGAGTCGTCCGCCACCGGAGAGTCGGATCTCATCAAGAAGGTGCCTGCCGACGTCGTCATGAAGGCATTATTCGAGGAGGAAGTGAACCCCAAGAAGCTTGATCCCTTCATCATCTCTGGCGCTAGAGTTCTCGACGGTGTTGGCACGTTCCTCGTCACCGCTGTTGGCGAGAACTCCAGTCACGGCAAGACCATGATGTCCCTTCGCGACGACCCCGGCATGACTCCCCTGCAGCTGAAGCTCAATATTCTTGCGG GATACATTGCAAAGCTCGGCAGTGGTGCTGGTTTgctgcttctcggcgtcctcaCGATCGAATTCCTGGCCCACCTCCCGCAGAACGATGGTACCCCTGAGGAAAAGGGCCAGCGGTTCTTGCAAATTCTCATCACCTCCATCACCATTATCGTCGTTGCCGTCCCTGAGGGTCTACCCCTGGCCGTCACACTGGCCCTGGCGTACGCAACCAAGCGGATGACAAAGGAGAACAACCTCGTCCGACATTTGCAATCATGCGAGACCATGGGCAATGCCACCGTTATTTGCTCCGACAAAACCGGTACCCTTACTGAGAACGTCATGACTGTCGTGGCCGGCACTCTGGGCACCGGCAAGTTCCGTTtcaccgccgtcgacgaccaaACTGCCGATACGCAGGATGGAACTCACGAGCAGGTCGCTGGAGACGACAAAAAGATTCACAGCGAGCCTGCGGCCGAAGTCACCATGTCCAAGCTCTCATCGGCCCTGGACCCCGAGTTCAGAGATCTTGTCAAGCAGTCCGTGGCCATGAACACGACTGCTTTTGAAACGGAAGAGAACGGAAAGCAGCTCTTTGTAGGTACCAAGACGGAGACGGCCCTGCTCGACTGGGCTCGCCGATGCTTCGCCCTGCAGCAAATCGCCATCGAGCGAGAGAACTGCCCCATCGAGCAGCTTTTCCCCTTTAACTCTAAGCGAAAGGCTATGGGTGCTGTCGTGCGCTTGCCCAACAACAAGTACCGCTTCTTCGTCAAGGGCGCCCCCGAGATCCTCTTGGGACAATGTTCCCACGCCGTTACCGACCCGACCAAGCCCTCTGGCACAGCGTCAATGGCCTcggagcagcaggaggcgATCCGCCAGATCATTACCGATTACGCTCGCCGATCCCTCCGCACAATCGCCCTCGGATACCGCGACTTTGAGCAATGGCCCCCCGAGAACGTCCGCAAGGAGGAAGGTTCCCAAAACGTTGAGTTCTCCGGCATCTTCAAGAACCTCACGTGGGTGGGTGTTGTCGGTATCCAAGACCCCGTCCGCGCCGGTGTTCCCAAGGCTGTGCAGGATTGCCGCACCGCCTCCGTGTCTGTGAAGATGGTTACCGGCGACAACGTCGAGACCGCCAGAGCGATCGCGAGAGACTGCGGCATCCTGACCGAGAAGGGCAAAGTCATGGAAGGTATTGAGTTCCGCCGCATGGATGACCGTGAGCGAATTGCGATTGTCAGAGACCTTTGCGTGTTGGCTCGTTCGAGTCCCGAGGACAAGAAGATCCTGGTCAAGGCCCTGAGGAGCTTGGGCGAGGTTGTCGCCGTCACGGGAGACGGCACAAACGACGCGCCTGCTCTCAAGTCGGCGGATGTCGGCTTCTCCATGGGTATCACCGGAACCGAAGTTGCCAAGGAAGCCTCGGACATCATCCTGATGGACGACAACTTCTCGTCCATTGTCAAGGCCATGGCTTGGGGCCGTGCCATCAACGATGCCGTCAAGAAGTTCCTGCAGTTCCAGATCACCGTAAACATCACGGCCGTCATCCTCACCTTCGTCACCGCTGTTGGCAGCGAAACACAAGAGCCCGTGTTGAACGCCGTTCAGCTTCTATGGGTGAACCTTATCATGGATaccttcgccgccctcgccctcgccaccgATCCTCCTACCGAGAGCATGCTCCGCCGGAAACCTGAGGCCAAGACGGCCGCCCTGATCAACACGCCCATGTGGAAGATGATCATCGGCCAGTCCATCTACCAGCTCATTGTCACCCTCATTCTGCATTTTGTCCGTCCGGCCGGTATCAACAACTACCCGGAAGGCCAGCGCAAGACGCTCGTGTTCaacgtcttcgtcttcatgCAGATTTTCAAGCTCATCAACAGCAGACGCATCGACAACAAGCTGAACATTTTTGAGGGAATCACCAAGAACAAGCTATTCGCTCTCATGATggccatcatggccggcGGCCAGATCCTCATCGTTTacgttggcggcgccgccttcaaggTCGAGCGTCTTAATGGACCGCAATGGGGTATTTCCATTGTCCTTGGCTTCCTTTCCGTCCCTGTTGGCATTCTAATCCGTCTCGTtcccgacgccgtcttcgtgGCACTCGTTAAGCCCTTCGCCTGGTGCTGGTCCAAGATTCCCAAGTGGaagcgcaagaagaagacggaagacgaggatgccgagcACCTGGGTGGTGTTAAGGATGCTCTGATGGAGATCAGAGACGACCTGGCGTTCCTGAAGCGCATCAAGGGAGGAAGAATCAGCCAGATCAGCGAGGTCATTATGAAGCCCCGCGAGTACCGCGAGAGAACCCGCAGCCGGAGTGGTTCCAGATCTTCCAGCAGGCATAACACGTCGCCGATGAAGGCCGCTCTGGGCATGCCCGGTATCGTGGCCGCCAGTGTTGGCGGCCTGTCGCCTGTCGAACGGCCGTTGTCTCACGACAGCCGGACCAATGAGGGAGGAAACGAATTGGAGGTGCCGCGGGCCTGA
- a CDS encoding DEAD/DEAH box helicase — protein sequence MYARYVPSKKNQEAPKPAEPSPPSPTPPAPAPSSIPTDDGLVTGGSTASPYARFVPSKSSKPRSSLSNVTTANAHDSLSPATKRKHQVSVEAEEEAPTKKKKSRRSGDGVGSDEDAATPKKSKKEKKIKTSGQDSAPVDDADAMDTRDDEPRATEPQETGAEENKMQKKKKKKRASDAANSDTIAEENDAPTKKDKSKKKKKNRDDAGDEEEEQEQDKVDVRHKTVLAKATKYLKKSAEAAQAGAPEKMDVDDAEQVEEEHGLEPLPQPEPAPLDASKPSYETLPHWLAAPIRVAPDTRTPFVDIGINPKAAQILEARGFRDAFAVQTAAVPLLLPSCKHRQGDLLVAAATGSGKTLAYALPIVRDLSQSAVTRLRALVVLPTRELVKQAQEVFELCAGAFDGRDQKRVRVGVSVGSQQLRHEQAALVERNERYDPEAYRAAHQRELDAWKEVEESTADADDDAAVASSLPDHVVNYASRVDVLICTPGRLVEHINLTPGFSLDYVRWLVVDEADKLLAQSFQGWLDVVMPKLRTDDKFSARDFPDSNLSGVRKVVLSATLTRDLSLLSGLQLRRPQLIVLEGDQADGTAPIAEHTLPTLLKESAIRVHDANLKPLYLIDLLLGGHLMSETASKTLSTSAAHKDGSSSSSSDSSSDASSEKSSDSDSDSDTSSDSDTSSDSDTSSDSDSDSDSDSSSDASSEAAAGTSKPKTARTLFQTTALIFTKSNESALRLSRLISLLHPSLAPSIATLTSTQKTSDRRRALRAFAGRRLRLLVASDLVARGIDLPLLDNVVNYDLPASAAGYVHRVGRTARAGRAGAAWTLVEDGESGWFWGRIAKPSSGIRRAVKVDRLRIGDPDTGGFGDDRVREYEEALEKLGKEAGEARRHR from the coding sequence ATGTACGCCCGTTACGTCCCCTCGAAGAAGAACCAGGAGGCTCCGAAGCCTGCCGAGCCGTCACCTCCGTCGCCAACTCCACCGGCccccgcgccgtcctcgatcccgaccgacgacgggctcgtGACCGGAGGTTCGACCGCCAGTCCCTATGCGAGATTCGTTCCCTCAAAGAGCTCGAAGCCCCGTAGTTCCCTCTCCAATGTAACCACGGCAAACGCCCACGACAGCCTGTCCCCGGCGACCAAGCGCAAGCATCAGGTCtcggtcgaggccgaggaagaggcaccgacaaagaagaagaagtccaGGAGGTCCGGGGATGGTGTTGGATCGGACGAGGATGCAGCCACGCCCAAGAAAtccaagaaggagaagaagatcaagaCCTCTGGGCAGGACTCTGCGCCTGTagatgacgccgacgcgaTGGACACTCGCGACGATGAACCTCGGGCCACGGAACCACAAGAGACGGGAGCGGAGGAGAACAAgatgcagaagaagaagaagaagaagcgtgCGTCAGACGCCGCCAATTCCGATACCATAGCCGAGGAAAACGACGCACCAACCAAGAAGGATAAgtcgaaaaagaaaaagaagaaccgcgacgacgccggagacgaagaagaagaacaagaacaagacaaGGTCGATGTGCGGCACAAAACCGTCTTGGCCAAGGCCACCAAGTACCTCAAGAAGTCGGCGGAAGCggcccaggccggcgcccccgagaagatggacgtcgacgacgcagAACAGGTGGAAGAAGAACACGGCCTCGAACCCCTGCCGCAGCCCGAGCCCGCCCCCCTCGACGCCTCGAAACCCTCCTACGAGACCCTGCCACACTGGCTCGCCGCCCCAATCCGCGTCGCCCCCGACACCCGGACGCCcttcgtcgacatcggcatCAACCCGAAGGCCGCCcagatcctcgaggcccgcgGTTTCCGCGACGCTTTCGCCGTccagaccgccgccgtgccccTGCTCCTCCCGTCCTGCAAGCACCGCCAGGGCGACCtcctggtcgccgccgccaccggctcCGGAAAGACGCTGGCCTATGCGCTCCCCATCGTGCGCGATCTCAGCCAGAGCGCCGTCACGAGGCTgcgcgccctcgtcgtcctgccGACGCGTGAGCTGGTGAAGCAGGCGCAGGAGGTGTTTGAGCTCtgcgccggcgccttcgaCGGCCGCGACCAGAAGAGGGTGCGCGTCGGCGTCTCCGTCGGAAGTCAGCAGTTGAGGCACGAGCAGGCCGCCCTGGTCGAGAGGAACGAGAGATACGACCCCGAGGCCTATCGCGCGGCTCACCAGCGGGAACTCGACGCGTggaaggaggtcgaggagtcgacggccgacgccgatgacgacgcggCGGTCGCGAGCTCTCTGCCGGACCACGTCGTGAACTACGCGTCCAGGGTCGACGTCCTCATCTGCACCCCCGGCAGGCTTGTCGAGCACATCAACCTCACGCCCGGCTTCTCGCTCGACTACGTGCGCTGgctggtcgtcgacgaggccgataAGCTCCTCGCGCAGAGCTTCCAGGGCTggctcgacgtcgtcatgCCCAAACTGCGCACCGACGACAAGTTCAGCGCCCGCGACTTCCCCGATTCCAACCTCTCCGGCGTGCGCAAGGTCGTCCTCAGCGCCACTCTCACCCGGGACCTGAGCCTGCTGAGCGGGCTGCAGCTCCGTCGGCCGCAGctcatcgtcctcgagggcgaccaGGCCGACGGCACAGCACCCATCGCCGAGCATACCCTGCCGACCCTCCTCAAGGAATCCGCCATCAGGGTCCACGACGCGAACCTCAAGCCGCTCTACCTcatcgacctcctcctcggcggccaccTCATGTCCGAGACCGCTTCCAAGACGCTATCCACGTCCGCCGCCCACAAGGACGgctcatcctcctcatcctcggaCAGCTCCTCAGATGCCTCATCCGAGAAGAGCTCCGATTCCGACTCAGACTCAGACACGAGCTCAGACTCAGACACGAGCTCAGACTCAGACACGAGCTCAGACTCCGACTCCGACTCCGACTCGGACAGCTCATCGGACGCCAGCtcagaagccgccgccggcacgtCCAAACCCAAAACCGCCCGCACTCTCTTCCAGACGACGGCCCTCATCTTCACCAAGTCGAACGAGTCCGCCCTCCGCCTCTCCCGCCTCATCTCCCTCCTGCACCCGTCCCTGGCGCCCTCCATCGCGACCCTCACGTCGACCCAGAAGACCTCcgaccgtcgccgcgccctccgcgccttcgccggtcgccgcctgcgcctgctcgtcgcctcggacctcgtcgcccgcggTATCGATCTGCCCCTCCTCGACAACGTCGTCAACTACGACCTgcccgccagcgccgccggctACGTCCACCGCGTCGGCCGCACTgcccgcgccggccgcgccgGTGCCGCATGgaccctcgtcgaggacggcgagagcGGCTGGTTCTGGGGCCGCATCGCCAAGCCGAGCAGCGGCATCCGCCGCGCCGTAAAGGTCGACCGCCTGCGCATCGGCGACCCGGACACCGGCGGGTTCGGGGACGATCGGGTGCGCGAGTACGAGGAGGcgctcgagaagctgggcaaGGAGGCTGGCGAGGCGAGGAGGCACAGATAG